The nucleotide window AAGCTGATTCGAGATAAACTACAAGACAAACTGGAACTGAAGCCATATCGTGTCATTTAGGAAGAGGATAATACATGAACTGGACTTGAAAAAGTGATCTAGCATCATGCACAGGTAAtgataaatcaaaaaataaatgaagattTTATTTAGCTAGTGAACTTGTAGCAAGTCAATATCTCGACACATCATGAGGTATTCCTTTTAAGATTATTCAAGTTTAAGGTAATTTATTTTAAGCAAAGTGCCAATTTTAATGCTTGAGGTTATTATTCATTTATATCCTCCATACGCGCACCCAACTCCCCAACAAAGCGTCAGCTTCCCTTGGTATAAAAAAACATGAAGCAAGTCACTAAGGATCCCTAAGTTTCTGAATATTACATGAGAAAGCTGCAACACAATTGGAAATGGCCGAAGAACGAAACAGAAACCTTTGTATAGCTTAAAAGCTCAAAGCTGAATAAACAATGGATTAGAAACTGAGTACCCGCAGTGAAAGTCCAAACTGTCTTACAAATACTTTATCACAATTAATTTCTTACAGACACATGATACATAACCTACCCAGCTCGACATACACTGAACCCCTTTCTCTATTTTATTTTCCAGTAAGTACACAAAGTCAATCTATTTATTATCAGATCCATACTCGACACCGAGACCATACAGGACACCTGCATACTTCTCGGTAGCGCCATTAAAGAAGTTATCTTTTAACTTCTTGAAGGCACACGAGGTTAGTAAGCTATCCGAACCTGCCTGATGACAAATACCAATTCTCTCGAGTTCCAACAGCTCCGCCAGCTTGTTCAAGCCACCATGAAGGCTATTACAGAACTTCATCAGGTGTTTGATATCATAAACCAGTGGAAAGTACACGTTAAGCAAATCAAAGAACCCTGCTTGTGTTTCCGGCAAAGTCCTACATGTTAATAGCTTGAGCAAGTATCCAAAATCATACCCACTGTGAAATGTCACCCAATGGACCCCATCATTCAAAACGATTCCAGATGACATCAAGAGCTCACCAAACCGTTTTGCATCAATTCCCATTTCATTGTTCTTCTTGAAATCAATCCCAGATTGCATCAGCAATTCGATTGAATCATTTGCAAAAATATCTGCACTTGTGTCAAATTCACGGAAGTTGAATTGCCAAATGCAATAGCGCTCGCTCCCACAAGTAGGTAAGTTTCCATTTTCATCGGAAAATGTGAGACCCAACTGAATCAACTTCAACATATCAACATTATCCTTCAAGTTCTGATAGTTATACTCATTGATATGCTTGAAATTGCCAACAGGGCGAAGCACCACCCCAGGGAACTCAGTGTCCATGGCAATGTAAGGATAGGCATCCACAATTTCACGGATCAAAGCAAACTCCTCCTCAAGATTATTGCTCCATACCTCTCTAATTTGGATAGAATCACTTTTTGGTAACACAGACATGTTCgtagcaaaaagagttgaatctgGCGATGTTTAGAATAAGCAGGTCTGCAATTTGAAGGAAAAACGAAGTATAATCAGACTAAGCATTCTAAAGAGCCTGATGATGAAATCAATGTGAAGCCTCTTCGCAGAACAAGAATGACATAGCAACCAGATGGCATAGTTACATTTTCTTATTCGATTATAGTCTTGCCTTCTCTGAGATTGGAAACAGAGAAGGCAAGTTTTATAAATACAAAACAAACTTATCCAAGTTTTACTTATCACTTATGCTATGTCTAATGCATACAGTTTTTCTGTTAGAATAGAAATTCCTACCACATTACATGATCTATAACAAGACAAGCTCTACCCACTTCCACAGTTCTCCAGAATATTTCTAGTGGAGGCACTCCTAATATTTTTGTAGAAGGAAGTTATGTTATCCAGAAAGCTTTGGGTAGAGTACTTATGCATGAGACCAGTGAGCAAAGGGAAGTAAAAGCAATACACCAAGCCTCAAAAATATAGGCACAAACTCATATGCAAGTGCTGATCACTTGTAAATGGATTCTTAGCAGAACTATTTTAGTAACCTAACCATTCAAGGAGCAGTTGCTTCTTTTAAAATACAAGAGAAAAAAATTATGGGCATGGTTTTTAAAGCCAAGTCACAAGTCATTAAAATGCAAGAAACTAGTCCCTCTAAAAGATAGTTCTAGCTTCAGATTGTGACTGCAAATTGTTCAAAGAAGCCAGAGCAAGGATCCCATTTGTCTCTTTCTTTATAACATCATTTGATAAAACTTCGATTAACTACATATAGAAAAGGAAACACAATtcctttttttaaataaaaatgaaacaCCAATTCTAAGACATATAACTTACATATTAAGAAGGCCTGGGTACAATCTTCATCACATGGTTGACTCCAAAGCTACAACTACAAGAATATCAGGACAGCTAACACGGCACGACAGACTATCCTGCTTACACAATCATAGAACATTACAAGTTAAACAACTAAGGTCAGAATCTGAAAATCAAACAGCAGAATAGGTCATCAAGCAAGGGCCTTATATAAGCACAGCAAATTGGTCTTGTATCAAGAGACAGTACAACACAATAACACAATTTAAGcagaaattaaaagaagaaaggaatgtgCTTACGTTCTGTGTAATCTATAACTTTCAATCTGTAAGTTTTACTCCATCTTGCTTTTCATCAACCAAAACATGCTGGTAAAATGAACTGAACGATAATGGAAATAAATGTAATTGATTAAAGCACACTCAAGCTGTCAAGAAGAGATAGAATCTGTGGATAGTATAAACCTTACAAATACAAATGTATAGaacatttttatataaaatcGACATACATAAAAGCATAACCTTGTTGTTGAGAATCATATTTTGAGGTTTCAAACCACAGTAAAGTAGGATGAAATTTGAGTAATCATACttttcaagttcaaaaataaGCAAGTAAAAGCCGACACAAAGGAACTCAATTACCAGCACAATAATGTTTCTTTTTCAATCCTCTGCTCCTCCACCCCCTTTCCAATTTCCATTTTTCAATGAAAAGAGCTCAAAACATGGAAATGAAATTAAAAGTAAAACTAACCAAGAACGATAAACACAATTAAACTTCTGCTTATTTTCCCTCTTCAACAGCTAAAACCATAAAGACTGTTTTCTCTCCTTTTCCTCTACGATTGCGACCAAAAACAACTAGCATAATCCCAATTAACCTTTAAAAGAAGTACTCCTCTTAGGGGACCCATTTTACATATGATACACTTCCTATTTGAGATCGCATAATTCTTTATCAGACTATAATAATTTCAAacatttcttaaaaaaaaaaaatcacgacTTCATGATCTAAAGAATTGTTGTTCAAACTTCTACCAAAGATTGAATGCTTTGACCCTTAGTACTCCTAATCACCGTTTTGGGACAAAAGGAATGAAGCAAGTAAAAATAGTAAAGCAAAAGGTTGAATTTTTGTTTATGACCAAAAATTTAGTTActtcaaattaaaagaaaaaaagaaaattgatagTACCCAGGAAATTGATACGCAAAATGAAGCAAGATAAAATTCATAGTAATATAAAACTCATAgtgtaataaaaaaaatcaatttttgttTAT belongs to Nicotiana tabacum cultivar K326 chromosome 6, ASM71507v2, whole genome shotgun sequence and includes:
- the LOC107773404 gene encoding putative CCR4-associated factor 1 homolog 7 → MSVLPKSDSIQIREVWSNNLEEEFALIREIVDAYPYIAMDTEFPGVVLRPVGNFKHINEYNYQNLKDNVDMLKLIQLGLTFSDENGNLPTCGSERYCIWQFNFREFDTSADIFANDSIELLMQSGIDFKKNNEMGIDAKRFGELLMSSGIVLNDGVHWVTFHSGYDFGYLLKLLTCRTLPETQAGFFDLLNVYFPLVYDIKHLMKFCNSLHGGLNKLAELLELERIGICHQAGSDSLLTSCAFKKLKDNFFNGATEKYAGVLYGLGVEYGSDNK